One window of the Candidatus Babeliales bacterium genome contains the following:
- a CDS encoding deoxyribonuclease IV — protein MKKKHSLLFGAHMSISGGLDLAIQRGESIGCTAIQIFTKSNRQWYAKPLTDQTIITFKKAWEESSIKSIIAHASYLINIGSPNEATEKKSLEALILEFKRCADLTIPYLVIHPGSHTNTDEESCITRINNNLNTLFATVPDGTILLETMAGQGSNVGYTFEQLAQIIAYSPYKHRLGICFDTCHAFTAGYNFTTEKMYHDMWEKFDNIIGIKKLKAIHVNDSQQGIGSRVDRHTDIGKGKIGLKSFELLFNDPLFFDIPKILETPKNDLTDDKNNMNVLIGLLNTTTKKLLNYDK, from the coding sequence ATGAAAAAAAAACATTCATTATTATTCGGTGCTCATATGTCAATATCCGGTGGATTGGATTTAGCTATACAACGTGGAGAATCCATAGGATGTACCGCAATTCAGATATTTACAAAAAGCAATCGTCAATGGTATGCAAAACCTCTAACCGATCAAACAATAATAACCTTTAAAAAAGCCTGGGAAGAGTCCTCAATTAAATCAATCATTGCACATGCATCATATCTCATTAATATTGGCTCACCTAATGAAGCGACCGAAAAAAAATCACTAGAAGCCCTTATTTTAGAATTCAAACGATGCGCAGATCTTACTATACCTTATCTCGTTATACATCCCGGCTCACACACTAATACCGATGAAGAATCATGTATTACTCGTATTAATAATAATCTCAATACATTGTTTGCAACAGTACCTGACGGTACAATTTTATTGGAAACAATGGCAGGGCAAGGAAGTAATGTTGGCTACACTTTTGAACAACTAGCTCAAATTATTGCATATTCACCTTATAAACACCGTTTAGGTATATGTTTTGATACCTGCCATGCTTTCACTGCTGGTTATAACTTTACAACAGAAAAAATGTACCATGATATGTGGGAAAAATTTGATAACATCATTGGTATTAAGAAACTTAAAGCTATACATGTTAATGATTCACAACAAGGCATTGGATCACGTGTTGATCGCCATACAGATATAGGCAAAGGCAAAATAGGCTTAAAATCATTCGAACTTTTATTTAACGATCCATTATTTTTTGATATTCCTAAAATTTTAGAAACTCCAAAAAATGATCTAACTGATGATAAAAATAATATGAATGTTTTAATAGGATTACTCAACACAACAACAAAAAAATTATTAAATTATGATAAATAA
- the infB gene encoding translation initiation factor IF-2, which produces MRIYEFAQLNNISNKDLIAKLQEHGFDIKSHMSILDEKALAFLNTSFVTNKLKTINLPEKKVSELSVITPQSSPKISENKYQEPVVAKKDQSAGNLTNIVLSIRQMSVSEFAEKIKKSVTDVIVTLLKWGIIATKNQVISEDIVQRLATHYDISVVKGAAKQEVAKLDKQLSMGKSILKKRAPVVVVVGHVDHGKTTLLDYIRKTRVALKEKGGITQHLGAYEATTPHGNIVFLDTPGHEAFVKIRQRGIKVADIVILIVAADDGVMPQTVEAIKYALSMQVPIVVAINKIDKVDSARLEVIKRQLNQHGLTVEDWGGDVICVPVSAKTGMGIDRLLEMVALQAEMMELRAEVNVPANGYILESSLEVGRGSVATVIVQNGILKVGDYIACGSTTAHISSLFDSYNKRIKEVTPAMPAQASGFDGKPEPGDYFKVISKEEYLKTKSAGDNKIFFAGNRLMYEKGINLLVKADNYSSLEAIIEGIDHLSKKLKKGFNILRHEIGDVSESDIEFAFNTNSRIICFNVKTETNAHILANRRKVTILYYGIIYKLLEELDAIAQEAKDIEMVRTKIGEAFVLRVFDIKKIGVIAGAIVRDGRFVRDGYVVVWRGKNKIGEGKITSLQRDKKSVKEVFTGFECGFIVNGFSEWAEDDRVECFIDIPKK; this is translated from the coding sequence ATGCGAATATATGAATTTGCCCAATTAAATAATATTTCGAATAAAGACCTTATAGCAAAATTGCAAGAACATGGTTTTGATATTAAAAGTCATATGTCTATTTTAGATGAGAAGGCTCTTGCATTTTTGAATACCTCATTTGTAACAAATAAACTAAAAACTATTAATTTACCTGAAAAGAAAGTATCTGAATTGTCAGTAATAACGCCACAATCATCACCTAAAATTTCTGAAAATAAATATCAAGAACCTGTTGTTGCAAAAAAAGATCAGTCAGCTGGTAATCTTACGAATATTGTACTATCAATACGCCAAATGAGTGTATCAGAATTTGCTGAAAAAATAAAAAAATCAGTAACTGATGTTATTGTCACTTTGCTTAAATGGGGTATTATAGCGACAAAAAATCAAGTTATATCTGAAGATATAGTTCAGCGACTTGCAACCCATTATGATATATCGGTTGTTAAAGGTGCAGCAAAGCAAGAAGTAGCTAAGCTTGATAAGCAACTATCAATGGGTAAGTCAATCTTAAAGAAAAGAGCACCAGTTGTTGTTGTTGTTGGCCATGTTGATCATGGTAAGACAACACTTCTTGATTATATTAGAAAAACGCGTGTTGCCCTTAAGGAAAAGGGTGGTATAACGCAACATTTAGGTGCATATGAAGCAACTACACCACATGGCAATATTGTCTTTTTAGATACACCCGGTCATGAAGCTTTTGTAAAAATACGACAACGGGGTATTAAGGTTGCAGATATTGTTATTCTTATTGTTGCGGCTGATGATGGTGTAATGCCCCAAACTGTTGAAGCGATAAAATATGCTCTTTCTATGCAGGTACCAATTGTTGTTGCCATCAATAAGATTGATAAAGTTGATTCTGCTCGCTTAGAAGTTATAAAAAGACAACTTAATCAACATGGACTTACGGTAGAAGATTGGGGTGGAGATGTGATATGTGTTCCAGTTTCAGCAAAAACAGGAATGGGTATTGATCGTTTGTTAGAAATGGTTGCTTTGCAAGCAGAAATGATGGAATTACGCGCAGAAGTTAATGTTCCTGCAAATGGATATATTTTAGAGTCAAGTTTAGAAGTGGGACGTGGGTCTGTAGCGACTGTTATAGTTCAAAATGGAATTTTAAAGGTTGGTGATTACATAGCATGTGGCAGTACAACTGCTCATATTAGTTCTCTATTTGATTCATACAATAAACGTATCAAAGAAGTTACTCCCGCAATGCCAGCTCAAGCGTCAGGATTTGATGGAAAACCTGAGCCAGGCGATTATTTTAAAGTTATCTCAAAAGAAGAATATTTAAAAACAAAATCAGCGGGTGATAATAAAATATTTTTTGCGGGCAATCGTCTTATGTATGAAAAGGGTATCAATCTTCTTGTGAAAGCAGATAATTATTCATCACTTGAAGCAATTATTGAAGGTATTGATCACCTTTCTAAAAAATTAAAAAAAGGTTTTAATATTTTACGTCATGAGATAGGTGATGTGAGTGAAAGTGATATAGAGTTCGCTTTTAATACTAATTCACGCATTATTTGCTTTAATGTAAAAACTGAAACAAATGCGCATATTCTTGCTAATCGAAGAAAAGTAACTATTTTATACTATGGTATTATTTATAAATTACTTGAAGAGTTGGATGCAATTGCACAAGAAGCTAAAGACATTGAAATGGTTCGCACTAAAATTGGTGAAGCATTTGTTCTTCGTGTTTTTGATATAAAAAAAATTGGTGTTATCGCAGGTGCAATTGTCCGTGACGGTCGTTTTGTCCGTGATGGATATGTGGTTGTATGGCGGGGAAAAAATAAAATTGGTGAAGGTAAAATTACAAGTTTACAACGAGATAAAAAATCAGTAAAAGAAGTATTCACCGGTTTTGAATGTGGTTTTATAGTGAATGGTTTTTCTGAATGGGCTGAAGATGATCGTGTCGAATGTTTTATTGATATACCTAAAAAATAA
- the nusA gene encoding transcription termination factor NusA, which translates to MKLADVIDELVEERGLEKKSLNAIVLEGMLAAYQRKYPDLILKVEEDNSTGDLVVFVYKKIVTSVDDEYNQISLKKARNINKNSVLDDYIWVPFEGKIGRVEVLKARQVIASRIKQVEAQVVYDRFKNKQGHIVVGTIHKFERNGISVKFGDVYAFLPYSLSIPGEKFAVGYTIRALLKEVLVEPQGDNQLILDRISPEFLTALFVLEIPEVFEKLVEIKKIVRSPGYKSKVAVFSHDRNIDPVGTCVGVGGSRIKPILKEIGGETIDVFLWSDSLSLLVKNSLKPAIIDKVELNSDNTIASVWLSEDQRSFAIGKSGQNISLASQITGVNIQLIREDELQKNKKSVDNEVLTNEEI; encoded by the coding sequence GTGAAACTTGCCGATGTAATAGATGAATTAGTTGAAGAGCGTGGCTTAGAGAAAAAATCTTTAAATGCAATTGTATTGGAAGGCATGCTTGCTGCCTATCAACGCAAATACCCTGATCTTATTTTAAAAGTAGAAGAAGATAATTCAACAGGTGATCTTGTTGTTTTTGTTTATAAAAAAATAGTAACTTCTGTTGATGATGAATATAATCAAATAAGCTTAAAAAAAGCTCGTAATATAAACAAAAATAGCGTTTTAGATGACTATATATGGGTTCCATTTGAAGGAAAAATTGGCCGGGTTGAAGTATTAAAGGCTCGACAAGTTATCGCAAGCAGAATTAAGCAAGTGGAAGCGCAAGTTGTTTATGATCGATTTAAAAATAAACAAGGACATATTGTTGTTGGTACCATTCATAAATTTGAACGTAACGGTATATCTGTCAAATTTGGTGATGTTTATGCCTTTTTACCATATTCTCTCTCTATTCCTGGTGAAAAGTTTGCTGTTGGATATACTATACGTGCATTATTAAAAGAAGTTCTTGTTGAACCACAAGGTGATAATCAACTTATTTTAGATCGAATTTCACCCGAATTTTTAACAGCATTATTTGTTTTAGAAATTCCAGAGGTATTTGAAAAATTAGTTGAGATTAAAAAAATAGTGCGTTCTCCAGGATATAAATCAAAAGTTGCTGTTTTTTCTCATGATAGAAATATTGATCCAGTTGGAACATGTGTAGGTGTTGGTGGAAGTCGCATAAAACCAATTTTAAAAGAAATTGGTGGCGAGACAATAGATGTGTTTCTTTGGAGTGATTCTCTATCATTATTGGTAAAAAATTCTTTGAAACCAGCAATTATTGATAAAGTCGAGTTGAATTCTGATAACACAATAGCAAGTGTTTGGCTGAGTGAGGATCAACGATCATTTGCCATTGGAAAAAGTGGACAAAATATATCATTAGCTTCTCAAATCACTGGCGTTAATATTCAATTAATTCGTGAGGATGAGTTACAAAAAAACAAAAAAAGTGTTGATAATGAAGTGTTAACTAATGAAGAAATATAA
- a CDS encoding uracil-DNA glycosylase has protein sequence MDTKEKKQLQLEELYRPYQKCLACPLGTLGRQKVIFGEGNPDARLMIIGEAPGKHEDEQGIPFIGKSGIFLTKMLTSIGINRKEIFITNSVKCRPPQNRKPTSLESKTCKDILLINQINIIQPTIICTLGTAATEALLNIPIKMNLIHGTQLMFNGIPIIPTYHPAYILRNIKKSNELLTDLKKAISYI, from the coding sequence ATGGATACAAAAGAAAAAAAACAATTGCAGTTAGAAGAATTATATAGGCCTTATCAAAAATGTTTAGCATGTCCACTGGGAACATTAGGAAGACAAAAAGTAATATTTGGTGAAGGCAACCCCGATGCACGACTTATGATTATTGGAGAAGCACCAGGAAAACATGAAGACGAACAAGGCATTCCATTTATCGGTAAATCCGGCATATTTCTCACAAAAATGCTAACCTCAATTGGTATTAATAGAAAAGAAATATTCATTACTAATAGCGTAAAATGTCGCCCTCCACAAAATCGTAAGCCAACATCATTAGAAAGCAAAACATGTAAAGATATTTTGCTCATCAATCAAATCAACATCATTCAACCAACAATTATCTGCACTCTGGGCACAGCAGCAACTGAAGCATTATTAAATATACCTATAAAAATGAATTTAATACACGGAACTCAATTAATGTTTAATGGAATTCCTATTATACCAACATATCACCCCGCATATATATTAAGAAATATAAAAAAATCAAACGAGCTACTTACTGACCTAAAAAAAGCAATTTCTTATATTTAA
- a CDS encoding clostripain-related cysteine peptidase, which yields MLSKNIKLFIKIINTYIPIILCLAIGTISAHKIHKKQILRNKVIYQLCQCDFCDEIRQTSLIKTYKTIFSKKVHCNKKLTKNGKSNRTLMVYMAADNDLRPFAARNIQQMANIGSNQNITIVVHLDIRISGNQKITRRYFIEKNQVIHVDQHDILTQQMDSGNPSTLISFCEWAIKNYPANEYDLILWNHGTGILEPPHGKIINPMDLFVFNPSTHRLDLDRSIEFMDAIDHLTPQQRGVCWDDTTGNYLSNRKLEIALQTICKNCLGGKKFGLIGFDACLMSMLEVSSYIKKYSEIMIGSEEVELGMGWKYDEVLYPFTKTPLDTSTFARHIIAAYDKTYQTITNDYTLAAINLDSIELLEKNVDYVSKLLIECLEKHRTSILSIIKESKNKLLCTHFDEPTYIDLHHFYKNLLNNLRKLATENTQISPMLKNTLIMKLDEGIRLIEHLVIANVAGKNLKNAQGIAIYFPERSIHNSYKESIFITANAWGSFLSRYVFG from the coding sequence ATGTTGTCAAAAAATATCAAACTTTTTATTAAAATTATTAATACATACATTCCTATAATTTTGTGTTTAGCAATTGGAACAATAAGTGCGCATAAAATTCATAAAAAACAAATTTTACGTAACAAAGTAATATACCAATTATGTCAGTGTGATTTTTGCGATGAAATACGTCAAACAAGCTTAATTAAAACATATAAAACTATTTTTTCAAAAAAAGTACACTGTAATAAAAAATTAACAAAAAATGGAAAAAGCAACCGCACCCTCATGGTTTATATGGCGGCAGATAATGATTTACGTCCATTTGCGGCACGTAATATTCAACAAATGGCAAATATTGGATCTAATCAAAACATTACAATTGTTGTTCATTTAGACATCCGCATATCAGGTAACCAAAAAATAACTCGCCGCTATTTTATTGAAAAAAATCAAGTAATTCATGTTGATCAACATGATATTTTAACGCAACAAATGGATAGCGGTAATCCATCAACGCTAATCTCCTTTTGTGAATGGGCCATTAAAAACTACCCAGCAAATGAATATGATCTTATCCTATGGAATCACGGTACAGGAATTCTTGAACCACCACATGGTAAAATTATAAATCCCATGGATTTATTTGTCTTCAATCCCTCAACACATAGACTTGACCTAGACAGATCAATTGAATTTATGGATGCAATTGATCATCTAACACCACAACAACGTGGTGTTTGCTGGGATGATACCACCGGTAACTATTTATCAAACAGAAAACTAGAAATAGCATTGCAAACAATATGTAAAAATTGTCTTGGCGGCAAAAAATTTGGCTTAATTGGATTTGATGCATGCTTAATGTCAATGTTAGAAGTAAGTTCATATATAAAAAAATACAGCGAAATAATGATTGGCTCAGAAGAGGTTGAACTTGGTATGGGATGGAAATACGATGAAGTACTCTACCCATTTACCAAAACACCATTGGATACATCAACATTTGCGCGTCATATTATCGCAGCCTATGATAAAACATATCAAACAATAACCAATGATTATACATTAGCAGCAATCAATCTTGATTCTATTGAATTACTAGAAAAAAATGTTGATTATGTTTCAAAATTACTAATTGAATGTCTTGAAAAACATAGAACCAGTATTTTATCGATCATAAAAGAAAGTAAAAATAAATTATTATGTACACATTTTGATGAGCCAACATATATAGATTTACATCATTTTTATAAAAATTTGCTCAATAACCTAAGAAAGCTTGCAACAGAAAACACGCAAATAAGCCCGATGCTCAAAAATACTCTTATTATGAAATTAGATGAAGGAATACGACTTATTGAACATCTCGTTATAGCCAATGTTGCTGGTAAAAATTTAAAAAACGCGCAAGGCATCGCTATATACTTTCCAGAACGCAGCATTCACAATTCATATAAAGAATCTATCTTTATCACCGCTAATGCATGGGGTTCTTTTTTATCTCGCTATGTTTTTGGCTAA
- the gpmI gene encoding 2,3-bisphosphoglycerate-independent phosphoglycerate mutase: MKSMHPVALVILDGFGYSVKKRHNAIAHAHMPYFTQWWNLYPHAILQAAGEAVGLPEGFSGNSEVGHLTLGAGRIIPQPMKLWLQSIEDGSFEHNHEFIKQCKRLKEVGGSLHIMGLLSDAGVHAHEKQIHASIMLAINLEVKKIIIHPFLDGRDTPPRSAYIYLERLTHYIKQYNNGRVILGSLQGRYYAMDRDNNWERIEQSYRILTEKQNHLYDSWEKVLEYNYSHNITDEFIPPVQLNSDGYIHNGDGILLCNVRPDRARELTAAFIQEHFSHFIVKPLNLTFFMTPVAYSEDFSTAVLFPRKPLHNTLKDVLAAHSKTIFTIAETEKYAHVTYFFRGENEETVIGETRIMVNSIPAQNYIDNPRMCAEKITDEIIQSLCNNAADFYLINYANADMVGHSGDFNATVKAVEYLDVQLKRLYDVIVQKMNGTLYITADHGKAEDMYDDITQQVRTAHTSNPVPFVMIRKNVEGSLFTLPIAQLSHVAPFILDNMKIPVPDEMK; the protein is encoded by the coding sequence ATGAAATCTATGCATCCTGTTGCACTTGTTATTCTTGATGGTTTTGGTTATTCAGTTAAAAAAAGACATAATGCAATTGCACATGCACATATGCCTTATTTTACCCAGTGGTGGAATTTATATCCTCACGCAATTTTACAAGCAGCAGGAGAAGCTGTAGGTTTGCCAGAAGGTTTTAGTGGTAATTCTGAGGTTGGTCATTTAACACTGGGTGCAGGACGTATTATTCCACAACCAATGAAACTATGGTTGCAAAGCATTGAAGATGGTTCATTTGAGCACAATCATGAGTTTATTAAGCAATGCAAACGGCTTAAGGAAGTTGGTGGATCTTTGCATATCATGGGGTTGTTATCTGATGCAGGAGTGCATGCTCATGAAAAACAGATACATGCTTCTATCATGTTAGCAATTAATCTTGAAGTAAAAAAAATTATAATACATCCTTTTTTAGATGGTCGTGATACACCACCGCGATCAGCATATATATATTTAGAACGATTAACGCACTATATAAAACAATATAATAACGGTCGTGTAATTCTTGGTTCATTACAGGGACGTTATTATGCAATGGATCGTGATAATAATTGGGAAAGGATCGAACAAAGCTATCGTATACTTACGGAAAAACAAAATCATCTCTATGATTCGTGGGAAAAAGTTCTTGAATATAATTATTCACATAATATTACTGATGAATTTATTCCACCAGTACAACTTAATTCGGATGGTTATATTCATAATGGTGATGGAATTTTGTTATGTAATGTACGTCCTGATCGTGCGCGTGAATTAACCGCAGCTTTTATACAGGAACACTTTTCTCATTTTATTGTCAAACCTCTTAATCTTACGTTTTTCATGACACCTGTTGCATATAGTGAAGATTTTTCAACTGCGGTATTATTTCCCAGAAAACCGTTACATAATACGCTTAAAGATGTTCTTGCTGCGCATAGCAAAACCATTTTCACTATTGCTGAGACAGAAAAATATGCACACGTAACATATTTTTTTAGAGGAGAAAATGAAGAGACAGTGATAGGTGAAACACGAATAATGGTTAATTCTATTCCTGCACAAAATTATATAGATAATCCACGTATGTGCGCTGAAAAAATTACTGATGAAATAATACAATCATTATGTAATAATGCAGCTGATTTTTATCTTATTAATTATGCCAATGCTGATATGGTTGGCCATTCCGGTGATTTTAATGCAACCGTAAAGGCTGTGGAATATCTTGATGTGCAACTTAAAAGATTATATGACGTAATTGTACAAAAAATGAATGGAACATTATATATTACTGCAGATCATGGTAAAGCAGAAGATATGTATGATGACATTACACAGCAGGTACGAACTGCTCATACAAGTAATCCTGTACCATTTGTTATGATACGAAAAAATGTCGAAGGTTCTTTGTTTACATTGCCTATTGCGCAATTATCCCATGTAGCTCCTTTTATTTTAGATAACATGAAAATACCCGTTCCTGATGAGATGAAGTAA
- a CDS encoding GNAT family N-acetyltransferase: MFTQRIRKIIIVTGSIVAMCSGFGIYKYYVTTAQGPIYDFNSTRDTQAILDIFNQNWYWLLASDESSPAFMIKYRTPDANPMHFGSLHIKVLRENDKLAGFTAYYMENSQLGRLLFLAVAHDFRGKGYGKILAQHAMQELFKMGVHHIALWTRVSNLPAQRIYKELGFKEKFNENGYLYFEY, translated from the coding sequence ATGTTCACTCAACGTATAAGAAAAATAATTATAGTAACCGGCTCTATTGTAGCAATGTGTTCTGGTTTTGGAATATATAAATATTATGTTACTACTGCGCAGGGTCCCATTTATGATTTTAATTCCACTCGTGATACGCAAGCAATTCTAGATATTTTTAATCAAAATTGGTATTGGCTTCTAGCCAGTGATGAATCTTCACCAGCATTCATGATAAAATATCGTACACCCGATGCAAATCCTATGCATTTTGGATCATTACACATTAAAGTACTTCGCGAAAATGATAAACTTGCAGGATTTACTGCATATTATATGGAAAACTCACAACTAGGCCGTTTATTATTCTTAGCAGTAGCTCATGATTTTAGAGGAAAAGGGTATGGCAAAATATTAGCTCAGCATGCTATGCAAGAATTATTTAAAATGGGTGTTCATCACATTGCATTATGGACACGGGTAAGCAATCTTCCCGCTCAACGGATTTATAAAGAACTTGGATTTAAAGAAAAATTTAATGAAAATGGTTATCTTTATTTTGAATATTGA
- the truA gene encoding tRNA pseudouridine(38-40) synthase TruA: MNIKIMQSYKLVVAYDGSAYFGWQAQLHKSSIAATLNYAFKAAFKTEVKVLGASRTDAGVHALGQIAYIKTDLSIISDRLKWAWNNALPADIMIRSLEPVNDSFNPFCNVEQKIYYYHFFTERPLPFVQRYGYFYPYKIDFDMLRQALQFFVGTHDFCSFKSSEDLRINTIRTIDSITLEYLPRYKAYRIVVKGKKFLRHMIRRIVGASLSVASKNNHSLQLLQDIMIACNPRHTLPNAPAQGLMLYKIIYKKTN; encoded by the coding sequence ATGAACATAAAAATCATGCAGTCATATAAGTTAGTCGTTGCTTATGATGGTTCAGCCTATTTTGGATGGCAAGCGCAACTGCATAAATCATCTATAGCTGCAACATTAAATTATGCGTTTAAAGCTGCATTCAAAACCGAAGTAAAAGTTTTAGGTGCATCTCGCACTGATGCTGGAGTTCATGCATTAGGACAAATTGCATATATCAAAACAGATCTTTCAATTATATCAGATCGCCTTAAATGGGCTTGGAATAATGCCTTGCCTGCTGATATTATGATTCGCTCACTAGAACCAGTTAATGACTCATTTAACCCATTTTGCAATGTCGAACAAAAAATTTATTATTATCATTTTTTTACAGAACGCCCCTTGCCATTTGTTCAGCGTTATGGCTATTTTTATCCCTATAAAATAGATTTTGATATGCTCAGACAAGCATTACAATTTTTTGTTGGTACGCATGATTTTTGTTCATTTAAAAGTAGCGAGGATTTACGTATCAATACTATTCGTACCATTGATTCAATTACTTTAGAATATTTGCCGCGATATAAAGCATATCGTATTGTAGTAAAAGGCAAAAAATTTTTACGTCATATGATTAGGCGTATTGTTGGTGCAAGCTTATCTGTTGCATCAAAAAACAATCATTCTTTGCAATTACTACAGGATATAATGATTGCATGTAATCCACGTCATACTTTACCTAATGCTCCTGCACAAGGATTAATGCTCTATAAAATTATTTATAAAAAAACTAACTAA
- a CDS encoding thioredoxin family protein: protein MKKLNILIVIFLLAPIFTFLLFSHNNNETHNIIYLHKQKNNSCSSKDLLHSLSNVGNIILVFYADWCNPCTRMSQLLEYSGPTLPEYTFIKINRDYFSDIADIFRPKGIPTLIFLRDGKEIGRYEGPPLTQKKLIHIIKKIYGAI from the coding sequence ATGAAAAAGCTCAATATACTAATAGTAATTTTTTTACTAGCGCCTATCTTCACTTTCTTGCTTTTTTCTCACAATAATAATGAGACACACAACATTATTTATTTACATAAACAAAAAAATAACAGCTGCTCTAGTAAGGATCTATTACATTCTTTAAGTAATGTTGGCAATATAATTCTTGTTTTTTATGCTGATTGGTGTAATCCATGTACTCGTATGTCACAATTATTAGAGTATAGTGGACCAACACTACCGGAATATACCTTTATTAAAATAAATCGTGATTATTTTTCAGATATAGCAGATATATTCAGACCAAAAGGTATACCAACTCTTATATTCCTTCGTGATGGCAAGGAAATTGGTCGCTACGAAGGTCCACCATTAACTCAAAAAAAATTGATACATATTATTAAAAAAATATATGGAGCGATATAA
- a CDS encoding ribonucleotide-diphosphate reductase subunit beta codes for MNKNGIINNSTVDPNKILPMRYMWARQHYKDGVANNWTPEEISMQYDVEQWKSSTVLTEAERRLVLWNLGFFSTAESLTANNLVLIIYKHITNPECRQYLLRQSYEEAVHTDTFIYCCDSLGLNPDEIYTMYERIPSIKAKDDFVVNLTTSIMDPNFTTDTTKNIQRFVHDLIGFYVVMEGIFFYAGFAMMLALKRQNKMIGIGEQFEYIMRDESLHLAFGCDLINVIKSENPEIWTASFQQEITELIKQAVVLEKQYALDACPQGMFGINAQQFAEYVEHITDRRLERIDLPKIYGTKNPFPWMSQSTDLSKEKNFFESRVTEYQTAGSLEW; via the coding sequence ATGAATAAAAATGGAATTATTAATAATTCAACGGTAGATCCAAATAAAATTTTGCCTATGAGATATATGTGGGCGCGTCAACATTATAAAGATGGTGTTGCAAATAATTGGACTCCTGAAGAAATATCTATGCAATATGATGTTGAGCAATGGAAATCATCAACAGTACTGACAGAAGCTGAGCGACGGTTAGTTTTATGGAATTTAGGATTTTTTTCTACAGCAGAATCATTAACAGCCAATAATTTAGTACTTATTATCTATAAACATATAACCAATCCAGAATGCCGACAATATCTTTTACGTCAATCATATGAAGAAGCTGTTCACACCGATACATTTATTTATTGCTGTGATTCATTGGGGTTAAATCCTGATGAAATCTATACAATGTATGAGCGCATTCCTTCCATCAAAGCAAAAGATGATTTTGTCGTGAATTTAACGACATCAATTATGGATCCAAATTTTACCACTGATACAACAAAAAACATTCAACGCTTTGTACATGATCTTATTGGTTTTTATGTTGTCATGGAAGGTATTTTCTTTTATGCAGGCTTTGCAATGATGCTTGCATTAAAACGTCAAAATAAAATGATTGGTATTGGTGAGCAGTTTGAATATATTATGCGGGATGAAAGTCTTCATCTTGCATTTGGTTGTGATCTTATCAATGTGATAAAATCAGAAAACCCTGAAATTTGGACAGCGTCATTTCAACAAGAAATTACTGAATTGATCAAGCAAGCAGTTGTGTTAGAAAAACAATATGCATTAGATGCATGTCCGCAAGGGATGTTCGGCATTAATGCACAACAATTTGCAGAATATGTTGAACATATAACAGATCGTCGTTTAGAGCGTATTGATTTACCAAAAATATATGGCACTAAAAATCCATTTCCATGGATGTCGCAATCAACTGATCTGAGTAAAGAAAAAAACTTTTTTGAATCACGAGTTACCGAATATCAAACTGCCGGCTCATTAGAGTGGTAA